In one Ignavibacteriales bacterium genomic region, the following are encoded:
- a CDS encoding fibronectin type III domain-containing protein: MKIKNLLLTFVSLIFLTINYVSAQPAPITPTSGAPGVSLTPSFTWQDYAPPGNNYDWSIWTDVYTNPGATMLDIKTNITNSTTYGGATALTNNTTYYWYVQDHVTPTLYGPYTFTTIVATPSLLTPGVAAAGVAVSGTNLIWDPLAANTAGVTLNVQYQVNGAGAWTDVPFADPTTTSCLLPILLYNTQYNWQVQAIGPNETTTSIPRSFTTLMLPAPALTTPATTLSGISILPYFEWTWSGFGAVTYDLTIYESDGISVVTTKTIITEKHYQFLETDFVLSNNHNYKWKVTVRQGTNERSSTLSEFKTTVSAVASLSNPGSGIVYTYAPVFFSWYLSTSVGSLTFELQYVKDAASSGTPDASDWANVAITTTVPCNSDLTNNDQTLDSGTKYWWRIITFRDGEVVSYATARSFTTSGGATIAKAIPSWPIGGAGTKVYTNTPTFYWYTNSGDLTDISFDLLIDQHSGDLDVGSEVHVVNISDLSYTLDGTAGQLLLPGTVYYWKVKTYYKRGVVGIERTYTPTAYASFKTNGEGTVLTPILSYPTGSVTVYTETPTLYWYLGGLSDGLTFEVSINGQFYTTTDLYLDLSTVTTSAGLTGGGIYSWTVRAYNGSGGTITSAPASFKIAGGTTQGKPIASWPIGNHPTVYTTTPTLYWYVSGSTLGLDGYRVAWSQATIAPNAAWSAVVTYENITDLSQMSCNTFTGNYGESWHWAVASYIGGSFSTWSTGEFTIAGTTGSIVPVASYPKGGVTIYSISATLSWYVNGSTTGIDHYRVVYSRRSDMDESDVTNTFHAEPTDQYLDVTDLVPGATYYWKVASHNGTGLSAYSNPTAIFVVAPTASASVVVPLVGSPNHGVGIPTTSPMLSWVIPTQTSTQLNYEIQYSKQQDMSDAITVNGIKSPSQIVSDLSANQEYYWRVRSVNDKGEASAYSEAGKFVVSSVTAVEDKEVIPTKFNLSQNYPNPFNPATTIRFALPEASPVIVKIFNILGKEVKTLVNENMQAGNHLVVWNGDDESGKTLPSGTYIYRITAGNNSQNRKMVLLK, encoded by the coding sequence ATGAAAATAAAAAATTTACTTTTAACATTTGTCAGCCTAATATTTCTGACGATAAATTATGTGAGTGCACAACCAGCGCCGATAACACCAACCAGTGGTGCACCTGGTGTTTCTCTTACTCCTTCATTTACGTGGCAAGACTACGCACCACCAGGAAATAATTATGATTGGTCGATCTGGACAGATGTTTATACCAATCCTGGGGCAACAATGTTGGATATCAAAACTAATATTACTAATAGTACAACTTATGGTGGTGCTACAGCATTAACAAATAACACAACTTATTACTGGTATGTTCAAGACCACGTCACCCCAACATTGTATGGACCTTATACTTTCACAACAATCGTTGCAACCCCAAGCTTGTTAACTCCTGGTGTTGCCGCTGCTGGAGTGGCTGTTTCAGGAACAAATTTAATATGGGATCCATTAGCCGCTAATACAGCTGGTGTTACACTGAATGTCCAATATCAAGTGAATGGAGCTGGTGCTTGGACAGATGTACCATTTGCAGATCCAACAACCACTTCATGTCTATTACCTATTCTTTTATATAACACACAATATAATTGGCAAGTACAAGCTATTGGACCAAATGAAACTACAACTTCAATTCCTCGTTCATTTACAACATTAATGCTACCTGCGCCTGCGTTAACAACACCAGCCACTACTTTAAGTGGTATTTCAATATTGCCATATTTTGAATGGACATGGTCTGGTTTTGGTGCGGTAACATATGACTTAACTATTTATGAGTCTGATGGCATTTCTGTAGTGACAACTAAAACTATCATTACTGAAAAACATTATCAGTTCCTTGAAACTGACTTTGTATTATCAAATAACCATAATTACAAATGGAAGGTTACTGTTAGACAAGGAACTAATGAAAGATCTTCCACTCTTTCAGAATTTAAGACAACTGTTTCTGCTGTTGCTTCACTTAGCAATCCCGGAAGTGGAATCGTATATACTTACGCCCCAGTTTTTTTCTCATGGTATCTTAGCACGTCAGTTGGTTCATTAACTTTTGAGTTACAATATGTTAAGGACGCTGCGAGTAGCGGAACTCCAGATGCAAGTGATTGGGCAAATGTTGCAATCACAACAACTGTTCCTTGCAATAGTGATTTAACTAATAATGATCAAACGTTGGATTCCGGTACGAAATATTGGTGGAGAATAATTACTTTTAGAGATGGAGAAGTAGTTTCGTATGCAACAGCAAGATCATTTACAACAAGTGGTGGTGCTACAATTGCAAAAGCAATACCGTCCTGGCCAATTGGCGGAGCTGGAACTAAAGTATATACTAATACTCCAACATTTTATTGGTATACAAATAGTGGCGACCTTACTGATATTTCATTTGATTTGTTAATTGATCAACACAGCGGCGATTTAGATGTTGGTAGTGAAGTGCATGTAGTAAATATATCGGATCTAAGTTATACTTTGGACGGAACAGCCGGTCAACTATTGCTACCTGGAACGGTATATTATTGGAAAGTAAAAACTTATTATAAACGAGGGGTCGTAGGAATAGAACGAACATATACTCCTACGGCATATGCTTCATTCAAAACAAATGGAGAAGGAACAGTACTAACACCAATCTTATCATACCCAACTGGTAGTGTGACTGTTTATACAGAAACTCCAACGTTATACTGGTACCTTGGTGGATTAAGTGATGGATTAACTTTTGAGGTTTCGATTAATGGACAATTTTATACAACAACAGATTTGTATTTGGATTTATCAACAGTTACAACATCAGCAGGTTTAACCGGAGGGGGCATATATTCCTGGACAGTGAGAGCATATAACGGTAGCGGCGGAACGATAACTTCTGCACCAGCATCATTTAAAATTGCTGGGGGAACAACACAAGGCAAACCAATCGCTTCATGGCCTATTGGAAATCATCCTACTGTTTACACAACAACACCAACATTATATTGGTATGTTTCAGGTTCTACCCTGGGGCTGGATGGGTATAGAGTTGCTTGGTCACAAGCAACAATCGCTCCCAATGCTGCTTGGTCAGCTGTTGTAACTTATGAAAATATTACAGACCTTTCACAGATGAGTTGCAATACATTCACTGGAAATTATGGTGAATCTTGGCATTGGGCAGTGGCTTCTTACATAGGCGGAAGTTTTTCTACATGGTCAACTGGTGAATTCACAATAGCAGGTACAACCGGGTCAATAGTTCCGGTTGCCTCCTATCCAAAAGGTGGTGTAACAATCTATTCAATTTCAGCAACATTGTCCTGGTATGTAAATGGATCAACCACTGGTATCGATCATTACAGAGTTGTATATAGTCGAAGATCAGATATGGATGAATCAGATGTTACAAATACTTTCCACGCAGAACCAACTGATCAATATCTTGATGTAACTGATTTAGTTCCAGGTGCTACATATTATTGGAAAGTTGCGTCGCATAACGGTACGGGTTTATCAGCATATTCAAATCCCACTGCAATATTTGTTGTTGCACCGACTGCAAGTGCGAGTGTTGTAGTTCCTTTAGTTGGGAGTCCTAACCATGGTGTTGGTATTCCTACAACTTCACCTATGTTATCTTGGGTAATTCCAACCCAAACTTCAACACAATTGAACTATGAAATACAATATTCAAAACAACAAGATATGAGCGATGCAATAACAGTCAACGGAATTAAGAGCCCATCTCAAATTGTATCTGATTTGTCAGCAAATCAAGAATACTACTGGAGAGTTCGTTCCGTAAATGATAAAGGAGAGGCATCAGCTTATTCTGAAGCTGGTAAATTTGTAGTTAGTTCAGTAACTGCAGTTGAGGATAAAGAAGTAATTCCGACTAAATTTAATTTATCACAGAATTATCCTAATCCTTTCAATCCGGCAACTACAATCAGGTTTGCGTTACCAGAAGCTTCCCCTGTAATAGTAAAAATATTTAATATTCTGGGTAAGGAAGTGAAAACATTAGTTAATGAAAATATGCAAGCTGGTAATCATTTAGTGGTTTGGAATGGAGATGATGAATCCGGAAAGACATTGCCAAGTGGAACTTATATATACAGAATAACAGCGGGCAATAACTCTCAGAATAGAAAAATGGTTTTATTAAAGTAA
- a CDS encoding C40 family peptidase, translating into MKFFSAKTVFLFIFQSLILNLTINQLMKSQDKEKEIQGIIEQVKSKYAPDKRVAIFNISHTQKENEIILKGETNLPIIKTDLKQKLDELKYKVKDSIKILPAKDLGEKIFGVINISVANIRTKPNHPEELATQALLGTPVKVYKKLHDGWYLIQTPDDYIAWAEDDAVQLMNKIEYEDWIKSNKIIFNVNYGVSYLEANENSQIVSDLVRGDLLKILDERNGFFKVEYPDKRTAFVPAKNCQRFDQWLNNLDINESNIVQTAKTFMGIPYLWGGTSMKGVDCSGFTKSVYYLNGILLPRDASQQVNVGELVSDQIDFAKFKPGDLLFFGTKANNGKKEKASHVGIYIGDGKFIHSSGFVRINSLDKNSKDFSPRRFSTFLRAKRILTSLDKNGVYLLKNQKVYNEVN; encoded by the coding sequence ATGAAATTCTTTTCGGCAAAAACAGTCTTCCTTTTTATTTTTCAATCATTAATTCTAAACTTAACCATAAATCAACTTATGAAAAGTCAGGATAAGGAAAAAGAAATCCAGGGTATAATTGAACAGGTTAAATCCAAATACGCACCAGACAAACGGGTAGCAATTTTTAATATTTCTCATACTCAAAAAGAAAATGAAATAATATTAAAAGGTGAAACTAATTTGCCCATCATTAAAACCGATTTGAAGCAAAAGCTGGATGAACTAAAATATAAAGTTAAGGATTCCATAAAGATTCTTCCGGCAAAAGATCTTGGAGAAAAAATATTTGGTGTTATTAACATTTCCGTTGCCAATATTAGAACCAAGCCTAACCATCCAGAGGAATTAGCTACTCAAGCATTATTGGGAACACCTGTGAAGGTATATAAAAAATTACATGATGGTTGGTATTTGATTCAAACCCCTGATGATTATATAGCCTGGGCAGAAGATGATGCGGTTCAGTTGATGAACAAAATTGAATATGAGGATTGGATTAAATCCAATAAAATTATTTTTAACGTTAACTACGGAGTTTCATATTTAGAAGCGAATGAAAATTCCCAGATTGTTTCTGATTTAGTTAGAGGTGATCTTTTAAAAATCCTTGATGAAAGGAATGGTTTTTTTAAAGTTGAATATCCTGATAAACGAACTGCATTTGTTCCGGCTAAAAATTGCCAACGATTTGATCAATGGTTAAATAATCTGGATATTAATGAAAGTAACATTGTTCAAACTGCAAAAACTTTTATGGGAATTCCATATTTGTGGGGCGGTACTTCAATGAAGGGAGTTGATTGCAGCGGATTTACAAAATCGGTTTATTACTTAAACGGAATTTTGTTGCCACGCGATGCATCGCAGCAAGTTAATGTTGGAGAACTAGTTTCCGATCAAATTGATTTTGCGAAATTTAAACCTGGAGATTTACTTTTTTTTGGCACTAAAGCTAACAATGGTAAAAAAGAAAAAGCTTCGCATGTTGGTATTTATATAGGTGATGGTAAGTTCATTCACTCATCTGGTTTTGTAAGAATAAATAGCCTGGATAAAAACAGTAAGGATTTCAGTCCTCGCAGATTTAGCACATTTCTGCGTGCTAAAAGGATACTAACTTCACTGGATAAAAATGGAGTTTACCTGCTAAAAAATCAAAAAGTTTACAACGAGGTTAATTAA
- a CDS encoding dipeptide epimerase: MNQSRRNFLKTTGVLTGSTLFAGYPKNIFANNNNNNMKSGKLKLTFKPYTLELKHVFTIAKSSRTTTPVMLTEIDYNGIVGYGEASMPPYLGENQDTASAFLSKIDLSKFENPFELENILNYIDSIMEGNKAAKASVDIAMHDLVGKLLNQPWYNIWGFDETKTPYTSFTIGIDTEEVVRQKTKEASEFKILKVKLGRDTDKMMIETIRSVTDTPITVDVNEGWKDKNFALEMIHWLREKNCLFVEQPMPKTQIDDMAWLTENSPLPTIGDEAVQRLADVNKAHGIYSGINIKLMKSTGMREAYKMLLLARSLGMKVMIGCMTETSCAISAASQLSPMVDWADLDGALLINNDIFDGTKVIDGKVTLTNKPGIGVTKKI; the protein is encoded by the coding sequence ATGAATCAGAGCAGAAGAAATTTTTTAAAAACTACCGGTGTTTTAACCGGATCAACATTATTTGCCGGTTATCCTAAAAATATTTTTGCCAATAATAATAACAACAATATGAAATCAGGAAAATTAAAACTCACGTTCAAACCTTACACTCTCGAACTAAAACATGTATTTACAATTGCAAAAAGCTCCCGCACTACTACACCTGTTATGCTTACCGAAATTGATTATAATGGAATAGTCGGTTATGGTGAAGCTTCTATGCCACCATACCTCGGAGAAAATCAGGATACAGCTTCGGCTTTTCTATCAAAAATTGATTTAAGCAAATTTGAAAATCCTTTTGAACTGGAAAACATACTTAATTATATTGATTCAATTATGGAAGGAAACAAAGCAGCAAAAGCATCAGTTGATATAGCTATGCACGATTTGGTTGGCAAGCTTTTGAACCAGCCCTGGTATAACATTTGGGGCTTTGATGAAACGAAAACTCCTTACACTTCGTTTACTATTGGTATTGATACTGAAGAGGTAGTAAGGCAAAAAACTAAAGAAGCTTCTGAATTTAAAATACTTAAAGTAAAACTTGGTAGAGACACCGATAAAATGATGATTGAAACTATTCGTTCTGTTACAGATACTCCAATTACAGTTGATGTAAACGAAGGCTGGAAAGATAAAAATTTTGCCCTGGAAATGATTCATTGGTTGAGAGAAAAGAACTGTCTTTTTGTTGAACAGCCGATGCCTAAAACACAGATAGATGATATGGCTTGGTTGACAGAAAATAGTCCTCTTCCAACAATTGGAGATGAAGCTGTTCAAAGGCTTGCAGATGTAAACAAAGCTCACGGGATTTATTCTGGAATTAATATAAAGCTGATGAAAAGTACCGGAATGCGTGAAGCTTATAAAATGTTATTACTTGCCCGCTCACTGGGAATGAAAGTAATGATTGGTTGTATGACTGAAACTTCCTGTGCAATTTCTGCGGCATCTCAACTTTCACCAATGGTTGATTGGGCTGATCTTGATGGTGCACTTCTTATAAATAATGATATATTTGATGGAACGAAAGTTATCGATGGAAAAGTAACTTTAACAAACAAACCCGGTATTGGTGTAACAAAAAAGATTTGA
- a CDS encoding NAD(P)-binding domain-containing protein — translation MYEIIIIGAGPAGISMAAESRVAGVEKENVLIIEKANEHSFSIKKYYPDKKVVTANYKGFEVVCTGTMCITDLTKTETISYLDKSIAEFDLNVHYSETVWKIHQSKGEQRFSIYTDKGAYDTKVVAIAIGILGKPNKPAYKLPITLKEKILFDITSVEIKNSKVLVVGGGDSASEYCQFLSQDDNAVYLSYRGDEFTRMNDINKKSILALKQRKLVKILYSSNIAEVTDISGKSVVKFEEKKYLSEQFDYIVYALGGTTPHNFLKMIGIEFNGEEPILKKGYETNVPGMFLIGDLSAGNKGGSIIWAFNSANTAMKHICEKYLGRSSN, via the coding sequence ATGTATGAAATAATTATTATTGGTGCGGGACCCGCTGGAATTAGTATGGCTGCAGAAAGCAGAGTTGCCGGAGTTGAAAAAGAAAATGTTCTAATCATCGAAAAAGCTAATGAACACTCTTTTTCTATTAAAAAATATTATCCGGATAAAAAAGTAGTTACTGCCAATTACAAAGGATTTGAAGTAGTTTGCACAGGAACAATGTGCATAACTGATTTAACAAAAACTGAAACAATATCTTACCTGGATAAATCCATTGCTGAATTTGATTTAAATGTTCATTACAGTGAAACAGTTTGGAAGATTCATCAATCAAAAGGCGAGCAAAGGTTTTCCATTTATACTGATAAAGGTGCATATGACACGAAAGTTGTTGCCATTGCAATCGGAATTTTAGGCAAACCAAATAAACCAGCATATAAATTACCTATCACATTAAAAGAAAAAATTCTATTTGATATTACTTCAGTAGAAATAAAAAACTCTAAAGTTTTAGTTGTTGGTGGTGGGGATTCTGCTTCGGAATATTGTCAATTCCTTTCGCAGGATGATAATGCTGTTTATCTTAGTTACCGTGGTGATGAATTTACAAGAATGAATGATATAAATAAAAAATCTATACTGGCATTAAAACAAAGAAAACTAGTTAAAATATTATATAGTTCTAACATTGCAGAAGTAACTGATATTTCTGGTAAATCAGTTGTTAAATTTGAAGAAAAAAAATATTTAAGTGAACAGTTTGATTACATCGTTTATGCCCTGGGTGGCACAACGCCGCACAATTTTTTAAAAATGATTGGAATTGAATTTAATGGTGAAGAACCAATTCTAAAAAAAGGTTACGAAACCAATGTACCTGGCATGTTTCTTATAGGTGATTTAAGCGCTGGTAATAAAGGCGGATCAATTATCTGGGCATTTAATTCTGCAAATACTGCAATGAAACACATTTGCGAAAAATATCTTGGTAGAAGTTCCAATTAA
- a CDS encoding glycoside hydrolase family 9 protein, which produces MKDNIKQKLFFLSFLSLFLLSGHDISSAEIFIRVNQVGFLPKDLKTAIVLSNMDLLNQPFSICNAEGKVVLKDKMGESSGIFGSFNYSYQINFSMVKKPGKYFIEIETTKSFTFEIGEGIYNRVVDSLMLFFKVQRCGYTNPLLHKVCHPFDATSIIDNGKVINEKPDVTGGWHDAGDYVKFLNTTAYATYILIFAYEFDPQKFGFDNDKNGVPDILEEAKIGLDWLLRLNYKNQKFITQVQDNRDHAQGWRKPEDDQLATDRPAFLGIGKNLIGIYSATMALAARTWNSKIKFPEFANLCLTAAENFYSIRNEVPDLDTSTIAYRDAKFFGKLGIGAMELYLTTQNPKYLKDAKILADSTNPDFWWSWGDINSILYYRLAKEDSKFQNHLLSTLNHFDKLKDKKLFNEAVNDSWGSNTALLGVALQSILWKKLSYSNQFDSLLILQRDFIFGRNQWGVSFVYNIGKEYSHNFHSQFAFFNNGYLPGAVSAGPVSKQNFSKYKIKFESDDRFQKFQTADAVYYDDRIDFVTNEPTITTNATAVFVVGWFSKQN; this is translated from the coding sequence ATGAAAGATAACATAAAACAAAAATTATTCTTCCTATCCTTTCTATCACTCTTTTTGTTGAGTGGGCACGATATATCTTCAGCAGAAATTTTTATTAGAGTAAACCAGGTTGGTTTCCTTCCTAAGGATTTAAAAACAGCAATTGTTTTATCCAATATGGATTTACTTAATCAACCGTTTTCAATCTGTAATGCTGAAGGTAAGGTTGTACTAAAAGACAAAATGGGAGAAAGCTCAGGCATATTCGGATCTTTTAATTATTCATATCAAATCAATTTTTCTATGGTTAAAAAACCTGGGAAGTACTTTATAGAAATTGAAACTACTAAATCTTTTACCTTTGAAATTGGGGAAGGAATTTATAATAGAGTAGTTGATTCCTTAATGTTATTTTTTAAAGTACAACGCTGCGGATATACAAACCCATTGCTCCACAAAGTTTGTCATCCTTTTGATGCTACAAGTATTATTGATAATGGCAAAGTAATAAATGAAAAACCTGATGTTACCGGTGGATGGCATGATGCTGGCGATTATGTGAAGTTTTTAAATACCACTGCATACGCTACTTATATTTTGATTTTTGCTTACGAGTTTGATCCACAAAAATTTGGGTTTGATAATGATAAAAATGGTGTACCTGATATTTTAGAAGAAGCTAAAATTGGGTTGGATTGGCTTTTAAGATTGAATTATAAGAATCAGAAATTTATTACACAGGTGCAGGATAATAGAGATCATGCGCAAGGTTGGCGAAAACCAGAAGATGATCAACTGGCAACAGATAGACCGGCATTTTTAGGTATTGGAAAAAATTTAATTGGGATTTATTCCGCCACTATGGCATTGGCTGCCCGCACCTGGAATTCAAAAATTAAATTCCCAGAATTCGCTAACCTCTGTTTGACTGCAGCAGAAAATTTTTATTCAATAAGAAATGAAGTTCCTGATTTAGACACATCAACTATTGCTTATCGAGATGCAAAATTTTTTGGCAAGCTTGGAATTGGTGCGATGGAACTTTATCTTACAACTCAAAATCCAAAATATTTGAAGGATGCAAAAATTCTGGCAGATTCAACAAACCCAGATTTTTGGTGGAGTTGGGGAGATATTAATTCTATCCTGTACTATCGATTGGCAAAAGAAGATTCCAAGTTTCAGAATCATCTTTTAAGCACATTAAATCATTTTGACAAATTAAAAGATAAAAAATTGTTTAACGAAGCTGTGAATGATAGCTGGGGATCCAATACTGCATTATTAGGTGTGGCTTTGCAATCAATATTATGGAAGAAATTATCCTACAGCAACCAATTTGATTCCTTGCTTATTTTACAAAGAGATTTTATATTTGGTCGCAATCAATGGGGTGTTAGTTTTGTTTATAATATTGGTAAAGAGTACTCACATAATTTCCATTCTCAATTTGCCTTTTTTAATAATGGCTATCTTCCAGGTGCTGTATCTGCAGGTCCCGTTAGCAAACAAAATTTTTCTAAATATAAAATTAAATTTGAGTCCGATGATAGATTCCAAAAATTTCAAACGGCAGATGCAGTTTACTATGATGACCGAATAGATTTTGTAACAAATGAACCTACAATTACAACAAATGCTACTGCTGTTTTTGTAGTCGGCTGGTTTTCAAAGCAAAATTGA
- a CDS encoding RAD55 family ATPase, with amino-acid sequence MKRNIQLIQSGITLVDQAWGGFYKGGTYLLLGPRKSGRTLLGLQYALQAAKQKEICLYFTTMRPKDLMIHAASIDFDLQSFMNQNLIVVVRVAPPTEINDIRNPDEYLIEYFKDIVTVVNQFTPNRIIFDEITPYLGFSNLELLRNAFLQTLETIEEKDIISLFIIGEPATPVAQSIVDSLAQFVTGTIYLQKKPLGSEGKYQGGRLTITPNIGHTEGQFSADYFIEPYKGIVVDFKQNNYQQNSFQQGMQFPTQNFPAPQPPSYSKKDSRYLSLSSFEIPSEPYSFSNLYDFNDFLLILNNQIALYKSTGQVFNIVSFKLDAGAEQNGLLTVNQLQNAIRLATDKKDKICVKDNKVVVLIVRGDKKGVQDMISKIQNNLPNTNPDYVKAVLNYISVLSVEIDENIENAESLMNYITSDEMISRGNFDSFNKFSRF; translated from the coding sequence ATGAAGAGAAATATACAGTTAATTCAATCTGGAATTACACTTGTGGACCAGGCATGGGGCGGATTTTATAAAGGTGGTACATATCTTTTACTCGGTCCCAGAAAATCGGGGCGCACTTTATTAGGTTTACAATATGCACTTCAGGCAGCAAAGCAAAAAGAGATATGCCTTTATTTTACTACTATGCGTCCGAAAGATTTGATGATCCATGCTGCATCAATTGATTTTGATTTGCAAAGTTTTATGAATCAAAATTTAATTGTAGTTGTAAGAGTTGCTCCTCCAACAGAAATAAATGATATTAGAAATCCAGACGAATATTTAATTGAATATTTTAAAGATATTGTAACAGTTGTAAATCAATTTACTCCAAACAGAATAATTTTTGATGAAATTACACCTTACTTAGGATTTTCGAATCTTGAATTACTTCGCAATGCGTTCCTCCAAACATTAGAAACAATAGAAGAAAAAGATATTATCAGTTTGTTTATTATTGGCGAGCCTGCAACCCCGGTTGCCCAATCTATTGTGGATTCTCTTGCACAATTTGTAACCGGTACAATTTATCTTCAGAAAAAACCATTAGGAAGCGAGGGAAAATACCAGGGTGGAAGATTAACTATTACACCTAATATAGGGCATACGGAAGGGCAATTTTCTGCAGATTATTTTATCGAACCATATAAAGGAATTGTTGTTGATTTTAAACAAAACAATTATCAGCAAAACAGTTTTCAGCAAGGTATGCAATTTCCAACTCAAAATTTTCCTGCACCTCAACCACCATCATACAGTAAAAAGGATTCGCGCTATTTAAGCTTATCAAGTTTCGAAATTCCTTCGGAACCATATTCATTTTCTAATCTTTATGATTTTAACGACTTTTTGTTGATCCTTAACAATCAAATTGCTTTATATAAAAGTACGGGACAAGTATTTAACATTGTATCATTCAAATTAGATGCAGGGGCTGAACAGAATGGGTTACTAACAGTTAACCAACTTCAGAATGCAATAAGATTAGCTACTGATAAGAAGGATAAAATTTGTGTTAAGGATAATAAAGTTGTTGTTCTAATAGTTCGTGGAGATAAAAAAGGTGTTCAGGATATGATCTCAAAAATCCAGAATAATTTACCAAATACAAATCCTGATTATGTTAAAGCAGTACTAAATTATATTTCGGTTTTATCTGTGGAGATTGATGAAAATATTGAGAATGCAGAGTCACTAATGAATTATATTACATCAGATGAAATGATATCGCGCGGTAATTTTGATTCATTTAATAAATTTAGCAGATTCTGA